The Thermodesulfobacteriota bacterium DNA window GAGCCTCTGTCTTTTCTATAATCTTTGTGGTTATAGAACAGTGGCCGAAACCCATAACCTTCTTCATTACCCTCTTTGTCATAAGAAATTAATGGCCCAAGAGCATCTATCTTTTTTTTCCCGGTTTCCTCATCCGTTTCCATATAAAAAAGTGGGCCTAAATTAATAGTTTCTGCTGAGGTATTAAAAGCAACAGAAAACAAAAGTATTAAAATTATGAAAGGATTGGGAACATTGACCCAGGGGAATTTCATTTCATTAAATGTAACCTAAATCGCTCTAATATCTATGAAAAATTTATATATTCGAAAAATATATTAAATATAGACTCGAGGCACTCTTTTTCCGGTATGAGACAAGATCTCATAAGATATGGTTCCTGCAAGCTGAGCTAGGTCAATCACGGAAATATGCTCATCTCCGAACAAAACGACCTCGTCGCCAATATTCACATTTTCTATCCCAGTTGCATCAACCATTACAAAGTCCATACAGACGTCTCCCACAACCGGAGCAAGTATTCCGTTTATTGAAACCTTGCCTTTGCTCGAGAGATTTCGGGTATAACCATCAGCATAACCCACAGGTATTGTAGCTATAACAGAGGGCTTATCTGTCGTAAATTTACCGCCGTAGCTAACTGCCGTCCCGCTAGGCACTCTACTTAAATGGATTATTTGAGATTTAAGTTTCATAACAGGCCTAAGATCCATACCTGAGTAATTACCTGAACCATAGAGCATTATTCCTGGTCTTACCAAGTTAAATAAACTCTCCGGGTATTTCTGAATAGCGGCTGAGTTTGCTGCATGTATGAATTCAGGGTCAAAGTCTTTTTGTTTTATAAGCTCAACAAGTTGATTTAATGCATTGATCTGATTATAGGTGTTTTCATCAGCGTCTGTAAAAGCGGTTGATAAGTGAGTCAAAGCTCCTGTCATGCGGATATTTCCCAACTTAGACAAATCATCTAAAAATTGCTCGCCATCCTCAGGTCTTACGCCGAGCCTTGTCATTCCTGTATCGAACTTAATATGGTATTCAGCTTTTTTATTTGCTTTAGATGACGCCTGGTCAAGTGCCCTTGCAACTTCTATGGAAAATACAAAAGGGGTAAGTTCATACTCGAGCACCTCAGCAGCTTCTTGCGCCCTTATGCCGCCTAGAAGCAATATAGGAACCTCTATGCCGTAGTCCCTAAGTTCAAGGGCTTCATCAAGAGTAGCTACTCCCAGCATCTGTGTGCCGGCTTCGACAAGACTCTTGCCTACTTCTACAGCTCCATGCCCATAAGCATCCGCTTTTACCACTGAGAGTATAGATATATCTTTTCCCACAAGCTCTCTTACTTGAGAGAAATTATGCTTTAAATTATTAAGATTTATCTCTGCCCAGGTTCTTATCATATGAAATATTTATATAACCTTATATTACTAGGGGGGTCAATTAATATTAATCTGGCAGGTATTTACAGCTATGCAGA harbors:
- the alr gene encoding alanine racemase, translated to MIRTWAEINLNNLKHNFSQVRELVGKDISILSVVKADAYGHGAVEVGKSLVEAGTQMLGVATLDEALELRDYGIEVPILLLGGIRAQEAAEVLEYELTPFVFSIEVARALDQASSKANKKAEYHIKFDTGMTRLGVRPEDGEQFLDDLSKLGNIRMTGALTHLSTAFTDADENTYNQINALNQLVELIKQKDFDPEFIHAANSAAIQKYPESLFNLVRPGIMLYGSGNYSGMDLRPVMKLKSQIIHLSRVPSGTAVSYGGKFTTDKPSVIATIPVGYADGYTRNLSSKGKVSINGILAPVVGDVCMDFVMVDATGIENVNIGDEVVLFGDEHISVIDLAQLAGTISYEILSHTGKRVPRVYI